From Rhodococcus sp. B7740, one genomic window encodes:
- a CDS encoding LLM class flavin-dependent oxidoreductase: protein MTRIGVVLRPELAPEDLVDAARAADRAGVDEVWLWEDCFYSGGLSAAALVLANTEHVSVGIGVLPTPMRNVAATAMEIATVARVHPGRLRVGLGHGVQSWMGQIGARVQSPLTLLTEQMTALTALLAGESVTVQGRYVSLDNVQLNWPPLQPPPLLVGATGPKTLALSGRTGVGTILTSETSPDQVRTAIEHIDGGPDHEIVVYIAAATDSDAALSNLQRWIDAGATTVVLEPPADRADPTTLFTHAAAMTAQVNSP, encoded by the coding sequence ATGACACGCATCGGCGTTGTACTGCGACCCGAACTTGCGCCGGAGGATCTCGTCGACGCGGCTCGTGCGGCCGACCGCGCAGGCGTCGACGAGGTGTGGTTGTGGGAGGACTGCTTCTACTCCGGTGGATTGTCGGCTGCTGCACTGGTTCTCGCGAACACCGAACACGTGAGCGTCGGCATCGGGGTGCTACCGACTCCGATGCGGAACGTGGCAGCCACAGCCATGGAGATCGCTACCGTGGCCCGTGTCCATCCGGGGCGGCTCCGCGTGGGGCTCGGACACGGAGTTCAATCGTGGATGGGGCAGATCGGGGCGCGAGTGCAGTCGCCTCTGACGTTGCTGACCGAACAGATGACAGCGCTCACCGCACTGTTGGCGGGCGAGAGCGTCACCGTGCAGGGGCGGTACGTCTCACTCGACAACGTGCAGCTGAATTGGCCTCCGCTGCAACCGCCGCCGCTGCTCGTCGGTGCGACGGGGCCGAAGACTCTGGCCCTGAGCGGACGCACCGGTGTGGGAACCATCCTCACGAGCGAGACGTCACCGGATCAGGTGCGAACGGCCATCGAGCACATCGATGGTGGGCCGGACCACGAGATCGTCGTCTACATTGCCGCCGCGACCGATTCCGATGCCGCGCTGAGCAACCTGCAACGCTGGATCGATGCCGGTGCCACCACCGTCGTACTCGAACCCCCTGCGGACCGAGCGGATCCGACCACGTTGTTCACCCACGCCGCGGCAATGACGGCACAGGTCAACTCGCCGTGA